A portion of the Paenibacillus hamazuiensis genome contains these proteins:
- the tpx gene encoding thiol peroxidase → MAQERTGVATLKGNPITLVGPELKAGDKAPDFKLNKNLTEQVSLSDYAGKVKLISVVPSLDTGVCDAQTRRFNEEAAKLGENVVILTVSVDLPFAQSRWCGAAGVDKVITLSDYKDRNFGQSYGVLIKELQLDMRSIFVLDANDTIQYVEYLKEMTEHPNYEAAVEAVKKLV, encoded by the coding sequence ATGGCGCAAGAGCGTACAGGTGTTGCTACATTAAAAGGTAATCCGATCACACTGGTAGGTCCCGAGCTGAAAGCGGGCGACAAAGCTCCTGACTTCAAGCTGAACAAAAACCTCACAGAGCAAGTATCTTTGTCCGACTATGCCGGCAAAGTGAAGCTGATCAGCGTCGTTCCGTCCTTGGATACCGGCGTGTGTGACGCGCAAACCCGCCGCTTTAACGAAGAGGCTGCCAAGCTTGGCGAGAACGTCGTTATTTTGACGGTCAGCGTGGACCTGCCTTTCGCTCAATCCCGCTGGTGCGGCGCGGCCGGCGTAGATAAAGTCATCACGCTGTCCGACTATAAAGACCGCAACTTCGGTCAATCCTACGGCGTACTGATCAAAGAACTTCAACTGGACATGAGATCCATCTTCGTACTCGATGCGAACGATACGATTCAATACGTGGAATATTTGAAGGAAATGACGGAACATCCGAATTACGAAGCGGCTGTCGAAGCTGTGAAGAAACTCGTGTAA